From one Brachypodium distachyon strain Bd21 chromosome 4, Brachypodium_distachyon_v3.0, whole genome shotgun sequence genomic stretch:
- the LOC100842381 gene encoding uncharacterized protein LOC100842381: MQSSCRSMAAAGHGLFPPPPCPSIFSKPRHCYSPSRSTCSPRRSPIIIRSSSTESSSSSSSSSSTTTATGTRTSISSSSSMKLTYLEFNGWIWELQNGFRILVDPILVGNLDFGVPWLFDGAKKSLTAADSSGIIRDPKVDLLLITQSLDDHCHLRTLKELSAMAPGLPVVTTPNAQPIVSKLPFKQVTYLEPGQCTTVDGGGVTVLATAGPVLGPPWQRPENGYIVTPSGSGNNNSIYYEPHCVYDAAFLRDRGLRADVLITPVVKQLLPANFTLVSGQEDAVELARLLRPAYVVPMSNGEFDAKGLLTAVITTQGTPLAFKALLSQALPQAQVMEPTPGVPLHLQFDNTSSSVLAAD; the protein is encoded by the coding sequence ATGCAGTCCAGCTGCAgatccatggccgccgccggccatggcctctttcctcctcctccttgtccCTCCATCTTCTCCAAACCAAGACACTGCTACTCTCCCTCCAGATCCACCTGTTCACCTCGTCGATCCCCAATAATTatccgcagcagcagcacagagtcttcctcttcctcttcctcttcctcgtccacCACCACAGCCACAGGAACAAGAACaagcatcagcagcagctcgTCGATGAAGCTGACATACCTCGAGTTCAACGGCTGGATATGGGAGCTGCAGAACGGGTTCCGGATCCTCGTCGACCCAATCCTCGTCGGCAACCTCGACTTCGGCGTCCCGTGGCTCTTCGACGGCGCCAAGAAGAGCCTCACCGCAGCAGACTCCTCCGGCATCATCCGAGACCCCAAAGTGGACCTGCTGCTCATCACCCAGAGCCTGGACGACCACTGCCACCTCCGCACCCTCAAGGAGCTCTCCGCCATGGCGCCGGGCCTCCCCGTCGTCACCACGCCCAACGCCCAACCCATCGTCTCCAAGCTCCCCTTCAAACAGGTCACCTACCTGGAGCCCGGCCAGTGCACCAccgtcgatggcggcggcgtcacCGTGCTGGCCACGGCCGGCCCCGTGCTCGGCCCGCCCTGGCAGCGGCCGGAGAACGGATACATCGTCACcccctccggctccggcaacaacaacagcatcTACTACGAGCCGCACTGCGTCTACGACGCCGCCTTCCTGCGCGACCGCGGGCTGCGCGCCGACGTGCTCATCACGCCGGTCGTCAAGCAGCTCCTCCCGGCCAACTTCACCCTCGTGTCCGGGCAGGAGGACGCCGTCGAGCTCGCCAGGCTGCTCCGGCCCGCCTACGTGGTGCCCATGAGCAACGGCGAGTTCGATGCCAAGGGCCTCCTCACCGCCGTCATCACCACCCAGGGCACGCCGCTGGCATTCAAGGCTCTGCTTTCCCAGGCGCTCCCCCAGGCCCAGGTCATGGAACCAACCCCCGGCGTCCCGCTTCACCTGCAATTCGACAACACATCGAGCTCTGTCCTAGCAGCAGATTAA